The genomic region GAGGCAATTCAgtatattacaaaaaaatatgttgtAGAGACTTCGAATTATTATGTAGACCATTTTAtagacatatataaaataaatcagtttgaaaatatatataataataatattgttagttttatttatttatataaaaaatatgaaaaaaaaaaatatcaagaAAAGTTTAATACTTTGGATTATGgtaattcatttattttagttTACCCACCCCCGAATCTTTCAGGACAATTACATGCGGGGCACTACCACAATTTCATATATCAAGATGTCATACTTTTGTTTAATAAGCACATACTTTCAAAATATGCGCTCCCCATATATGGTAAGCTATCATTTGTGTTGGCTCGTGACTCTCACAATGCTTCTTAATCTTCACAATGCCTCTTAACCTTCACAATGCTTCTTAACCTTCATAATGCTTCTTAACCTTCATAATGCTTCTTAACCTTCATAATGCTTCTTAACCTTCATAATGCTTCTTAACCTTCATAATGCTTCTTAACCTTCATAATGCTTCTTAACCTTCATAATGCTTCTTAACCTTCATAATGCTTCTTAATCTTCACAATGCCTCTTAACCTTCACAATGCTTCTTAACCTTCATAATGCCTCTTAACCTTCACAATGCTTCTTAACCTTCATAATGCTTCTTAACCTTCATAATGCTTCTTAACCTTCATAATGCTTCTTAACCTTCATAATGCTTCTTAACCTTCATAATGCTTCTTAACCTTCATAATGCTTCTTAACCTTCATAATGCTTCTTAACCTTCACAATGCTTCTTAACCTTCATAATGCTTCTTAACCTTCACAATGCTTCTTAACCTTCATAATGCTTCTTAACCTTCACAATGCTTCTTAACCTTCACAATGCCTCTTAACCTTCACAATGCTTCTTAACCTTCATAATGCTTCTTAACCTTCACAATGCTTCTTAACCTTCATAATGCTTCTTAACCTTCATAATGCTTCTTAACCTTCATAATGCTTCTTAACCTTCACAATGCTTCTTGACTTTTCTTCACTACTTAGGTACGGATCACGGAGGGCTTAGTGCCCATGAAATGTTTTGgaaattgtttttaaaaatgaaagggGTGAATTATATAAGCAATTTGGAATATATAACAGAAATAAGTAAATGgcaaaatgaaataaaggACGACATTTTAAGAAgattacaaaatataaatattgtgattgatgaaaatgaattttataatactaTGGATGAAAATATGAAGCATATAGTTagtaaaacattttatattttatataaaaataaacttattttaaataaaatgtatccCGTATATTATTGCGACGATTTAAAAACTATTATTCCGAGGCAAGACATAgaattttatgaaaaaccAAAGGaagaaaacaataaaaaatgtgtggTAAAACTTTATATAGTTAGCAAAGACGACATAAATAGTGACAATCCCGAAAGAGCTAACAAAATAAGTAAAGagaatgaaataaatgatcAATCGGgagatatttatataatccctaaaacacaaaatgttataaaatatttagaaGATCCAAAAAAATTGACATTAAATGAGGAGaatgttatttatttagaaatcgaagataaaaatgatatccACAATTTAAGTggtgttttatttaattcaataaataaagaacaATTTCAAAATAAGTATGCTTATATTTCatcatgtaaaaaaattattcctATGATATATTGCAAGAGGAGTTACATATCTCCAAATGACGATAGTGTAAAGGAAagtgacaaaaaaaagaatgtgTTTGCTCCAGTTTTTTCATTAGAAAGTTGTAGTAAAGATTGTGAAAACTTTCAATATTTTGAGGATGATGAAACAAACACAGTAAAAAGGTATGCCTATTATAAAGGACATAAATGCAAATTCGTTCTTTCAGAGCACTGGTATATTGattatcaaaaattaaGTAGAATGTTTTATGaaaacaatattaataCAAACTTTACAGTATTAccaacaaaatataaaaaatacttttttgatggaataataaatgatgaTTGGATATTAAATAGGCAAATTCCATATGGGCACAAAATACcgatatataaatatgaatgtgatgaaaatattgaaaaaaaaaatataaataataataaatttgataaTGACAATATTTGTGATTcaaattttgaatattatgtatatggGAATAATGTAGAAGAGgcttataataatatgaaaaagtctgtaatttttaaaaataaaactattaaaattgaaaatttaaaacaaaaagatgTGTTAGATAGTTGGTTATCTTCtgctttatattttatacattgTTTAGATCAAAGTAAAATAGATATTTACAAATTGCTAAGAGAAAAAGAATGTTTAGTCGATTTTATATGCACAGGTAAAGATATATTACATCCATGGATTGTAAGAAGTTTTGTTTTACTTTATTACTtagttaaaaataattatattaaagatATATTACCAAACCAGTTTAAAAATAgtgttgaaaaaaatgattacCAATTGGCAAAGGTCGTAAAATTCCATGGGTTGCTAAAAGATAATATAGGAAAGAAAATAAGTAAAactgataaaaatgtaaaatattatgataaatatttaaaaaatttaaatactGATACAGTAAGATTATCCTTTTGTTTTATGCAAAAAGAAGACACAGAGgatgttattttttctgaacactttatttataaaagtgaaaaatTTCTTCGAAAGTTATGGAGTATAgctaattttataaaaatcaattgttcttttaatttatataataaaataaaaacaaaatataaattaaatacgAATGAGAAAATATCTAACTTTTTAGAGAACCTAGATTTTCCTAAAATAGGACATATAGGAATACATATTTCATATTGCAATTTAATTGATAtggttataaaaaatttaaaatattttgattcAGTTCAAGCTATTAATATAAtccataattttgttatgatatatttttcaaagttttatattaattattatttgtataattcAACTAATGAGTATACAAAAGAAGTTGGAAATTTCTTACTActtcacatttttaaaggggtacttaaaattttataccCTTTCATTCCACATATAACTGAAgtgttatatattcaaatttacaaaaaagaaaataatgacaTTTCAAAActgaaacaaataaatgagCATCCTTTTCAGCCACTATCATCTaactataatttttttgaaaatgaaaatttcttactaaaaaaaagtgtaatAAATAGTACAAACTTTGATATGTTCACAAGATTGTTTAActatttttctaatttaaaaaaaagtaaactACCAGACAAAAATAGtttccatatttatatcaaacTTAATGATAAGGATAGTGACTTTCCGCTAAATCATTTCTATCAAgaagttttattttttaataagcTTTTCAATATGGACATATCTTTATATTCTAATAAAATTCCtttggaaaaaaacaatgacAAAGAAATCGAGAAAAACCAAACATTACTGTATAGCAGTAGCGATTTTGATGTTATACTTATACCTAAATTGTGATATTACTAATTATGTCTAAACATGTAttattgttaattttttattcttaaaaGTTTGTCTCTTACATATTAGTAACTCGTATGCATATGTACatgcttttttttatacaagaCTGTATcgaaattttaaaaagcaatttgttttgtttaACTATATAGAAAAAGTTGTTAGTTCTaattatatagaaataatatcttatttatattatctaGTAAAGGTGTGAAAATGAcgtaaaaaaagtaaaataaatggaaagaaaaaattaaagataaacaaataaatatatgcaatatataaatttagtAACATAGTAATTAACCTCCTTTTATTCATTGaaggataaaaaaaaataacatgaattatttttaaatattaaccATGTATTAATCacgtaaaaaaaaaaaaaaagaaaaaatgtgacaaaattaaaaatatatatatagctgtatatatgcacatatacAGCGGTACATAACGGTTGATAAAGAAAACATTTGTGAGTATTTCTAATTTACATTCTTTGAACTATGTAATATGATGATCAAAATGAGCATTAATGCATAAGTACGTACATATATAGAGagagaaatatatagaatgaatgaaaaatgaataGCAAGCGATACACTACCTGTAGGGAATAACAAAACATGCAGATGCATATAGacatctttttttttttttatctatggttataaaataattatttaatattatttaaatatgaatgTTTTGTAGTGATAATTTTTGATCCATTATATGGGTAATCTCTCCAATTTGGGTGataatcatttatatatttttttacataattttcaaaagtttcaaaaaaaagtttttcaaaaattttgttttccCATTTAAcatttattgttttattatttttatctttaatCATCCAAActgaatttattttattcatttcaATATTTCGATAAGCTGTTCctgtattttcatttattctTTTCATTGTACctgttgtttttttaaagcgTGCATAATTTTCTTCGTCTTCCTCTTCTTcctcttcttcttcttcttcttcttcttcttcctcctcttcttcttcatcatcATCTTCGTAAGCATCTATGTCTTgttgatttttttgttttcctTCTGTTTTGTTTTGGCAAATTTCTTgtttgttttcattttgtttatctttattttgtgaATGGTTTGAAGTTCTATCATTTTCTGCATTGTCATCACTAATATTACATGgttcttttttatcaagCTTATCAAATTTGTCATTTTCCggtttttcatcattttttattttttttttttttttttttttttttttcatttttttttcaactttaGTAGCATTTTCTTCACCCAAATTTCTTACATAATTTTCACTACCATCACTATATTGTTCTACATCATTAGAACTTTTATGAACATTATCGTCTTTCTTTGAATTAGATGTTGCTGTTACAAATGTATATTCACTTTTATTACTAAAAGAATTTGTTtctgaaatatttttttccttaaTTTGGTCATTTATGCTATTACTTCGTATTTCTATGCTATTATCTTTAGACCATGAATAATATCCTCCTCCTATATTATCTTTACttgatatattattcatttttgtatttataaatttattatatttttcatcaaATTCTTTAGTATCACTTTGGTGTTGtaataacattttatatgtacTATTTCCTTCTCCTTCCTTTGGCtcattcatatttatattatatttttcaaatttttccTCATAGCtcttttttacattttcattaGTACCATTATTTACTAGTGTAAAGCTTGAAGATGATTTATGTTCCtttatatctttaaaaCTGACTGTAGTAAATgaattttctatttttttaatatctaATGATTTAGTTTTAGCATATctagtattattatttatttcataattttcttctttttgaaaactattattttttctaatatcATTTGAGTTTTCATCTTTTGTTTTGTTATTATCAATCTGTTccattgttttatttttattattttttttttttttatttatttttatttcagcTAAATCAAGAATATGTCCTAATCTGTTTGTGCTCATTAAGGAGGTGTAATCCATCATTTGGTATGCCTACAGGGggaaagagaaaaaaaaaaaaaaaaaaatatatatacccgTGTGGATCCCACAAAGTTGACAAAGTTGGCAAAGTTGGCAAAGTTGACAAAGTTAGCAAAGTTGACAAAGTTGACAAAATTGACAAAGTTGGCAAAGTTGGCAAAGTTGGCAAACTACAAAATGGGCATACCTGAATGATTGAATCCCGAACCAGATGCTCGAGTATAGATTCTTcgtcaatattttttcgaGTACTTATTTTTGCAATCTCATGCAAATTTAGATGCATCCTAGCTCCAATTTGAAGTAACCTTGTACATACCCTCATAGTTCGTATACAATCTTCTCTgattaataatttgtttcttattttatcaGCATCTTTATCAGGATCGAATGCGAAAATTACTTCGAGTACTTCATTATCAAATGGTAtctgaaaaaattataaaaatatttacaattttatttttgcaaaaaaaatcaataatCATGCAGTAGTGCACTATGCATGTAAAACTATTTCGgatacataaaaatggcTGAGCCTTTTTCATTACCTTTGTTTGGGGCCAATCGAACCAAACTAAGTCAATTTCTGCGACATCCATAATGTGAGGCATTATTAAGCCATGATCAATCGGGATTAAACTATACCTGTACAAGGAAAGATAatgtatgcataatatatagttGTAAGTTTGTAAATTAGAGTTATAGAACGTATCTTTAAAGCATTTCCAATCCTATGTTACCTCGACGGTTTTTGAtctattgttattattcgTTTTAGGATATCTTCATCATTTGTACTAAAACGCTTGTTATTTCGATAAAGAAACTGATTACAACAATCTTTTAAACTCTTTAATGGAGATACTAATATGTTTCCATCATTTCTATCTAAATTCATTACACGTATATCTAAGATAGCAATTTTGTGAATATCTCGAATACTAAATTGTTTATGATCATAATTGCCAACACTCTCTCTTGAATCAATAAATTCTTGTAGTGACCCACATTTCCATTTTAAggtattttcattatatatatatttaagattacttttattattaaaatgagGATTACATGCTTCGACCATAATTGTGCATGGAACATtactaaaattattatatgtattatcaAGTATATAAGCTGCTATTTCTCTACTTGCTCCTTCACCTGATAAAACACCTGCTCTAAAACCCTCTTGATATATTTTGCCTTCATACCCTCGTGGATTAAATGGTGAAAATGCTTCTTCATCGGCAGGTTTAAAAACAGAacaaactttttttttactattaaataataagtaCGTTCCTCCAGTTCCATCCATTGTTAATTTAGgtgctatattttttttaaaggctaatttaatatcatttaaaatgttttcaaaaaatggaGGATAACTTTTATTATCTATTACTCTTATGGATGCATTAGGGTTAGGATCTTTTATAGCccaatataatttatttactttttttttttttttttttttcacattaTCTACTCTATTTGTATTATCTAAATAAGTACTTATTATTCTATAGTTTGGTAATTTAATTcctttataaaatattaatatatcattaacTTTTATATCTGGTAAATCTAGCTTTTTTATAAGTAATCGTTTTAGCATCTGTACAtcataaaaaggaaatattaATAGGCTTATATGCCTATGCccatttatttcataaaataacGTACTAATCacatcattttcttcatttatcCGTAAAGCATTGTGGGTGCTAAAATACATTTGCTGTGATATGGCTATGCTATTGCTGCCCATGCTTTGAAAAAGgggtatttaaaaaataaaaaaaggggAGGGGGTGCGGaatgatgatatatatCTCGAGTGTGTAGTAAAATGAGAATGGCAAACTCgcaagaaaataaaatgaagaaCCATATAACAAATACAAAAACAGGacgttataaaaaaagttgaaaAATCTGaaacatatgcatataccTATGTCCCAActgaaataaaaagtgcACACATGCAAAAAAGTCAATAacaacaaaattattaaaagtatataataaatattacatataaaaatgtatatgaaaatttatatccatgaaatatgtatatgtctCCTGTATGCCCACGTGTATACACAAGTGGGCAATTCATATATACTAGTACCtacgcatatatatttacatatttacacatatatatatgtgtaaatatgtaaattatatactttttgtacg from Plasmodium vinckei vinckei genome assembly, chromosome: PVVCY_04 harbors:
- a CDS encoding valine--tRNA ligase, putative; translation: MKYTSLFVSFILYLFLSVPLSVLNKKILANKRKIIKEFVEKNNYDIIYQRHIPIKLKRKNLVDYQIKKNKNNIIKFDRKNKIIYNGNPFFINSTKAKNCFKKKNKSKSVYLLNVQGGKRIEPFLGSPNKYDNPTKVIHEIIMHDKNSFLCKYHLSVKYNFFKKHNALLNWEAIQYITKKYVVETSNYYVDHFIDIYKINQFENIYNNNIVSFIYLYKKYEKKKYQEKFNTLDYGNSFILVYPPPNLSGQLHAGHYHNFIYQDVILLFNKHILSKYALPIYGTDHGGLSAHEMFWKLFLKMKGVNYISNLEYITEISKWQNEIKDDILRRLQNINIVIDENEFYNTMDENMKHIVSKTFYILYKNKLILNKMYPVYYCDDLKTIIPRQDIEFYEKPKEENNKKCVVKLYIVSKDDINSDNPERANKISKENEINDQSGDIYIIPKTQNVIKYLEDPKKLTLNEENVIYLEIEDKNDIHNLSGVLFNSINKEQFQNKYAYISSCKKIIPMIYCKRSYISPNDDSVKESDKKKNVFAPVFSLESCSKDCENFQYFEDDETNTVKRYAYYKGHKCKFVLSEHWYIDYQKLSRMFYENNINTNFTVLPTKYKKYFFDGIINDDWILNRQIPYGHKIPIYKYECDENIEKKNINNNKFDNDNICDSNFEYYVYGNNVEEAYNNMKKSVIFKNKTIKIENLKQKDVLDSWLSSALYFIHCLDQSKIDIYKLLREKECLVDFICTGKDILHPWIVRSFVLLYYLVKNNYIKDILPNQFKNSVEKNDYQLAKVVKFHGLLKDNIGKKISKTDKNVKYYDKYLKNLNTDTVRLSFCFMQKEDTEDVIFSEHFIYKSEKFLRKLWSIANFIKINCSFNLYNKIKTKYKLNTNEKISNFLENLDFPKIGHIGIHISYCNLIDMVIKNLKYFDSVQAINIIHNFVMIYFSKFYINYYLYNSTNEYTKEVGNFLLLHIFKGVLKILYPFIPHITEVLYIQIYKKENNDISKLKQINEHPFQPLSSNYNFFENENFLLKKSVINSTNFDMFTRLFNYFSNLKKSKLPDKNSFHIYIKLNDKDSDFPLNHFYQEVLFFNKLFNMDISLYSNKIPLEKNNDKEIEKNQTLLYSSSDFDVILIPKL
- a CDS encoding phosphatidylinositol 3- and 4-kinase, putative — its product is MGSNSIAISQQMYFSTHNALRINEENDVISTLFYEINGHRHISLLIFPFYDVQMLKRLLIKKLDLPDIKVNDILIFYKGIKLPNYRIISTYLDNTNRVDNVKKKKKKKVNKLYWAIKDPNPNASIRVIDNKSYPPFFENILNDIKLAFKKNIAPKLTMDGTGGTYLLFNSKKKVCSVFKPADEEAFSPFNPRGYEGKIYQEGFRAGVLSGEGASREIAAYILDNTYNNFSNVPCTIMVEACNPHFNNKSNLKYIYNENTLKWKCGSLQEFIDSRESVGNYDHKQFSIRDIHKIAILDIRVMNLDRNDGNILVSPLKSLKDCCNQFLYRNNKRFSTNDEDILKRIITIDQKPSRYSLIPIDHGLIMPHIMDVAEIDLVWFDWPQTKIPFDNEVLEVIFAFDPDKDADKIRNKLLIREDCIRTMRVCTRLLQIGARMHLNLHEIAKISTRKNIDEESILEHLVRDSIIQAYQMMDYTSLMSTNRLGHILDLAEIKINKKKKNNKNKTMEQIDNNKTKDENSNDIRKNNSFQKEENYEINNNTRYAKTKSLDIKKIENSFTTVSFKDIKEHKSSSSFTLVNNGTNENVKKSYEEKFEKYNINMNEPKEGEGNSTYKMLLQHQSDTKEFDEKYNKFINTKMNNISSKDNIGGGYYSWSKDNSIEIRSNSINDQIKEKNISETNSFSNKSEYTFVTATSNSKKDDNVHKSSNDVEQYSDGSENYVRNLGEENATKVEKKMKKKKKKKKKIKNDEKPENDKFDKLDKKEPCNISDDNAENDRTSNHSQNKDKQNENKQEICQNKTEGKQKNQQDIDAYEDDDEEEEEEEEEEEEEEEEEEEDEENYARFKKTTGTMKRINENTGTAYRNIEMNKINSVWMIKDKNNKTINVKWENKIFEKLFFETFENYVKKYINDYHPNWRDYPYNGSKIITTKHSYLNNIK